A single genomic interval of Aureliella helgolandensis harbors:
- a CDS encoding dipeptidase produces MWIFDAHLDLAMNAIEWNRDLTQPLDAIRATEQHLSDKMDRGRGTTSLPEMRSGGILGCVATLIARVEHDAFSPVQGWRSAAQAWGMTQAQRAWYRCMEESGEMRLICDAASLQAHRDCAENATSESQREAAPIGFLLSLEGADALVNLDYLHRLHADGLRAVGPAHYGPGRYAFGTNSDGSLGDMGRSLLREMDSLNMILDVTHLCDTCFWEALEIYEGPIWASHQNCRALVPHNRQFSDEQFQALFARGAVIGAAMDAWMLTPDWVRGTSTPEQHGVTLESVADHIDHLCQLSGSDIHCGIGTDLDGAYGNEQTPADVKRIADVRKLIDVLERRGYNADALQRIASGNFMRFLENVFQ; encoded by the coding sequence ATGTGGATATTTGATGCTCACCTTGATTTAGCCATGAACGCGATTGAATGGAATCGCGACCTGACTCAACCCCTCGACGCGATCCGCGCAACAGAACAGCACCTGAGCGACAAGATGGATCGCGGGCGTGGAACAACCAGCTTGCCTGAAATGCGTTCTGGCGGGATCCTCGGATGCGTGGCTACACTCATCGCCCGCGTCGAACACGACGCCTTCAGCCCCGTACAAGGCTGGCGTTCGGCAGCCCAAGCATGGGGTATGACCCAAGCCCAGCGAGCTTGGTACCGCTGTATGGAAGAGTCTGGCGAGATGCGACTGATCTGCGATGCCGCCAGCCTACAAGCGCACCGCGACTGTGCCGAAAACGCCACCTCCGAATCCCAGCGTGAAGCTGCCCCGATCGGCTTCCTGTTGAGCCTCGAAGGTGCCGACGCTCTCGTGAACCTCGATTACCTCCATCGCCTCCATGCAGACGGTTTACGTGCCGTCGGACCAGCCCATTACGGTCCAGGACGCTACGCTTTCGGCACCAACTCGGACGGTTCTCTAGGAGACATGGGGCGCAGCCTGTTGCGGGAAATGGACAGCCTAAACATGATTCTGGATGTCACCCATCTCTGTGACACATGCTTCTGGGAAGCCCTGGAAATATACGAGGGTCCCATTTGGGCCAGCCATCAGAATTGTCGAGCACTGGTGCCACACAACCGGCAGTTTAGCGATGAGCAATTTCAAGCACTGTTTGCTCGCGGCGCTGTGATTGGCGCCGCAATGGACGCCTGGATGCTGACCCCCGATTGGGTACGTGGCACCTCGACGCCTGAACAGCACGGGGTCACGCTAGAATCCGTTGCCGACCATATCGACCATCTTTGCCAACTGTCGGGCAGCGACATTCATTGTGGCATCGGCACCGATTTAGATGGTGCCTATGGCAACGAACAGACGCCGGCCGACGTCAAGCGCATCGCGGATGTACGCAAGCTAATCGACGTCCTGGAGCGCCGCGGCTACAACGCTGACGCTCTCCAGCGAATTGCTTCAGGGAATTTCATGCGATTCCTGGAGAACGTTTTTCAGTAG
- a CDS encoding GntT/GntP/DsdX family permease, which produces MSIDDVQLIFAFLFSVTILIVLISRFSLSPFVSLIVATIVLSCSAGLDLGEAWQHFSGGVGGVLSSTAMVIGLGAMTGILLQRSGGAEVIANRMVGLLGVDRLGWSMLAVGLLVGVGVWFTVGLVLLVPIAISLAKVARVSLLIPAMSMLAGLSAMHGLAPPHPGPLVAINLLEADTGRTILWSLLVGSLSAAIAGPLFWRLFEGKISMPEFSKAPAVPAENSDATPQSRAEEVPKQVGLGASLLVIALPILLMLIGSFVEEPLASSGFGWSRIAMALRALGTPTIAMLIGLLLAYFQLGVRSGFSRKAISQMTEESLFPVANVLLVVGAGAGYSKVLIACGVGDTLASMAQQIPVDTMILGWLIAAAFRVTTGSATTAITAAGGIVSVMVAGDASINRELLVLALGAGSLTLSHVNDGGFWFVKELFALTVPQTLKTWTVLETVLSLVALLIVLLLNYLV; this is translated from the coding sequence GTGAGTATCGATGATGTCCAATTGATTTTTGCATTCTTGTTTTCGGTCACCATCCTTATTGTCTTGATCTCACGATTTTCCCTATCGCCTTTCGTATCACTCATTGTGGCGACAATCGTGCTTTCCTGCTCTGCAGGGCTTGATTTAGGCGAAGCTTGGCAGCACTTTTCGGGAGGCGTGGGCGGCGTACTCAGCTCAACCGCCATGGTCATAGGACTGGGGGCGATGACCGGAATTTTGCTGCAACGCTCCGGAGGAGCCGAAGTCATCGCCAACCGAATGGTGGGGCTCCTAGGGGTCGATCGACTGGGGTGGTCAATGCTGGCCGTCGGCCTGCTAGTCGGCGTGGGAGTCTGGTTCACCGTGGGCCTCGTCTTGCTCGTCCCCATCGCGATCTCCTTGGCAAAAGTTGCGAGGGTCAGCTTACTCATACCCGCGATGTCCATGTTGGCAGGTCTATCGGCCATGCACGGCTTGGCTCCCCCGCATCCAGGTCCGCTCGTTGCAATCAATTTGCTCGAAGCCGATACCGGCCGCACCATCCTGTGGAGTCTACTGGTTGGCTCACTATCTGCAGCAATTGCAGGTCCTCTGTTCTGGCGTCTGTTCGAAGGCAAAATCTCCATGCCGGAATTCAGTAAAGCCCCAGCAGTTCCGGCTGAGAACAGCGATGCAACTCCTCAATCCCGCGCCGAAGAGGTCCCAAAGCAAGTTGGCTTAGGGGCTTCCTTGTTGGTGATTGCATTGCCCATTTTGCTCATGTTGATCGGGAGTTTTGTCGAGGAACCACTCGCCTCTTCTGGCTTTGGGTGGAGTCGAATAGCCATGGCGCTACGCGCACTGGGGACTCCCACTATCGCCATGTTGATCGGTCTTCTGCTGGCATATTTTCAGTTAGGCGTCCGCAGTGGATTTTCGCGGAAGGCGATCTCTCAAATGACCGAAGAGAGCCTCTTCCCGGTAGCCAACGTATTGCTAGTTGTGGGAGCTGGAGCTGGATACAGCAAGGTGCTCATTGCCTGCGGAGTGGGCGACACGCTGGCATCCATGGCACAGCAAATCCCTGTTGATACGATGATTTTAGGATGGTTGATCGCAGCTGCCTTTCGCGTCACAACCGGATCGGCGACCACCGCCATTACGGCCGCTGGGGGAATTGTCAGCGTCATGGTTGCGGGAGACGCTTCGATCAACCGCGAACTCCTTGTCCTCGCACTTGGCGCGGGCTCCCTGACACTCTCCCATGTGAACGATGGTGGATTCTGGTTCGTCAAAGAGCTCTTTGCTCTGACCGTCCCTCAAACTTTGAAAACGTGGACAGTGCTCGAAACCGTGCTGTCACTCGTTGCGTTGCTTATTGTCTTGCTACTCAATTACTTGGTTTAG
- a CDS encoding DUF6807 domain-containing protein, which translates to MRIFCSLDVGFLRLFHFGLGTVLIACSLNCVNAETAAAQSNQPAAAAATLPRCEVVPMDSHQVSFQIEGVERFRWNYGEDYPRPYFFPFRGPSGGLLTRMGHPGAPDHDHHQSIWFANHKVNGLNFWGNATGTTIRRKQWYAYTDGEQEASMASALGWYAADGSEVMHQDLIAAIIPLENDEYALEIQTTFKTPASGTPIELEQNNFGFLAIRVAKGVSSLFGEGTLSNSEGQVGEPEIFGKSARWMDYSGSVASSEGESRTVVTEGITCFDHPSNLHFPTPWHVRKDGWMGAAVSLESGTTILPDAPLRLRYLVYAHRGGYDHAQAEAVYQAFAHRPAWVLSKATKPHYQYEVRREAQ; encoded by the coding sequence ATGCGGATTTTTTGCTCACTCGATGTTGGCTTCCTGCGGTTGTTTCACTTCGGTCTTGGCACCGTGCTCATCGCATGTAGTTTGAACTGCGTAAACGCGGAGACTGCAGCAGCGCAATCCAACCAGCCTGCTGCCGCCGCCGCAACGCTTCCACGATGCGAAGTCGTTCCCATGGATTCCCATCAAGTCAGCTTCCAGATCGAAGGGGTAGAACGTTTTCGTTGGAATTACGGTGAAGATTATCCGCGTCCCTACTTCTTTCCGTTTCGCGGGCCATCCGGTGGGCTGTTGACGCGTATGGGACACCCGGGGGCTCCCGATCACGATCATCACCAATCGATTTGGTTTGCTAATCACAAAGTGAATGGGCTCAACTTTTGGGGCAATGCAACGGGGACCACGATTCGGCGGAAGCAGTGGTACGCGTACACCGATGGGGAGCAAGAAGCCAGCATGGCTTCCGCACTGGGATGGTACGCAGCCGACGGAAGCGAAGTGATGCATCAAGATTTGATTGCAGCCATTATTCCGTTGGAAAATGATGAATACGCGCTCGAAATTCAAACCACTTTCAAAACGCCAGCCAGCGGAACGCCGATCGAATTGGAACAGAATAACTTTGGATTTTTGGCAATTCGCGTTGCCAAAGGGGTCTCCAGCTTGTTCGGTGAAGGCACGCTATCCAACAGTGAGGGGCAAGTCGGTGAACCTGAGATCTTTGGCAAGTCCGCCCGTTGGATGGACTACAGCGGCTCGGTGGCTTCCAGTGAAGGCGAATCACGCACAGTGGTAACCGAGGGGATCACCTGTTTCGATCATCCGAGCAACCTTCATTTCCCGACTCCCTGGCATGTTCGCAAAGATGGCTGGATGGGGGCTGCGGTTAGTCTTGAATCGGGTACTACGATTCTTCCCGATGCGCCACTAAGGTTGCGATATCTGGTTTACGCCCATCGAGGTGGCTACGATCACGCGCAAGCCGAAGCGGTCTACCAGGCATTTGCCCATCGACCCGCTTGGGTGCTAAGTAAGGCGACGAAGCCTCACTATCAATACGAAGTTCGCCGCGAAGCTCAGTAG